A genomic region of Raphanus sativus cultivar WK10039 chromosome 6, ASM80110v3, whole genome shotgun sequence contains the following coding sequences:
- the LOC130496433 gene encoding kinesin-like protein KIN-7N: protein MHYSNIKASLGATEITMSLLSTLDSQFSKIMGCQKAGNNVEHPLSDQWETLRVSLKNTTSSLVSYIQTPCEILNSQDKGQETTALEAEKLKSELRIEERYNDLLKESSLDKQLLEASKESHERLEKEVQFLKEERDSLDVTVSQSSQSTHGMRVITSDKENALKDLHVELKRREYMEKEIKQISFAFF from the exons ATGCACTATAGCAACATCAAAGCTTCTCTTGGTGCAACTGAAATCACAATGAGCCTTCTTTCAACTCTAGATTCACAGTTCTCAAAGATAATGGGTTGTCAGAAAGCTGGTAACAACGTAGAGCATCCTTTATCTGATCAATGGGAAACACTTCGTGTGAGTCTGAAGAATACAACCTCATCGTTGGTGTCATACATACAAACACCATGTGAAATTCTTAACTCCCAAGACAAG GGACAAGAAACAACTGCTTTGGAGGCGGAGAAGCTGAAGTCTGAGCTCCGCATTGAGGAAAGATATAACGACCTGTTGAAAGAGTCATCTTTGGATAAACAGCTTCTAGAAGCTTCAAAAGAGAGCCATGAGAGACTCGAAAAGGAGGTACAATTCTTAAAGGAAGAAAGAGATTCATTAGATGTAACAGTCTCTCAATCTTCTCAATCTACTCACGGGATGAGAGTGATTACATCTGATAAAGAGAATGCTCTGAAAGATCTTCATGTGGAATTGAAGAGAAGGGAATATATGGAGAAAGAGATTAAGCAAATCAGCTTCGCTTTCTTCTAG